The proteins below are encoded in one region of Phoenix dactylifera cultivar Barhee BC4 unplaced genomic scaffold, palm_55x_up_171113_PBpolish2nd_filt_p 001565F, whole genome shotgun sequence:
- the LOC120108806 gene encoding chaperone protein dnaJ 11, chloroplastic-like has product MAGTLGFSGLNPCPHLNCPSRRTACGAVAMAEVSTAVRRPKSLYEVLRVKKTASAEEIKAAYRSMAKRVHPDVAPAAGGLDFLEIHRAYETLSDPTARARYDLSIGLFGFAAAAPLRSRRWETDQCW; this is encoded by the coding sequence ATGGCCGGAACCCTAGGTTTTTCTGGATTGAATCCGTGCCCCCATCTCAACTGCCCAAGCCGCCGAACGGCGTGCGGCGCGGTGGCCATGGCGGAGGTGTCGACGGCGGTGAGGCGGCCCAAGAGCTTGTACGAGGTGCTGCGGGTGAAGAAGACGGCGTCGGCCGAGGAGATCAAAGCGGCGTACCGGTCGATGGCGAAGCGAGTCCACCCGGACGTGGCGCCGGCAGCCGGCGGGCTGGACTTCCTGGAGATCCACCGGGCTTACGAGACGCTTTCCGACCCGACGGCGAGGGCGCGGTACGACCTCTCCATCGGGCTGTTCGGATTCGCAGCCGCGGCGCCGCTGCGGTCCCGAAGATGGGAGACGGACCAGTGCTGGTAG